Proteins encoded by one window of Arachis ipaensis cultivar K30076 chromosome B04, Araip1.1, whole genome shotgun sequence:
- the LOC107637837 gene encoding serine hydroxymethyltransferase, mitochondrial-like has protein sequence MTLAKHRYSNSLFFFQVLYDYEDRINQAVFPGLQGGLHNHTITGLAIALKQAITPEYRAYPEQVLSNCSKFAQAFSERDTNREKKGRTKT, from the exons ATGACATTGGCCAAACATCGATACAgtaattctttatttttttttcaggtGTTGTATGACTACGAGGACCGAATCAACCAAGCTGTCTTCCCAGGACTGCAAGGTGGTCTGCACAACCACACCATTACTGGTTTAGCTATTGCATTGAAGCAG GCTATAACTCCAGAGTATAGGGCATATCCAGAGCAAGTTCTCAGCAATTGTTCAAAATTTGCACAG gctttt agtgagagagacaCGAATAGAGAAAAGAAGGGAAGAACCAAAACCTAG